TCATGGGTGCCGGCCTCGTTCCTGCGCGGCACCTACGGCGGGGTGCCGCGGCCCAGCAGCGTCGGTCGGGGCACGGCGTCAGCGGCCCGACTGCTCCAGCAACTGCACCGTCCAGGGCGTCGTGAAGTCGGCCCGCTCGAGGTCGATCCCGGCGGTGACGACCGCGGCCACGAGCGCAGCGAACGGGCCACGGGCCGGATCGTGACCGCAGACGACGGTGTCGGCGTCGATCGCACGCGGGTCGCTGGCGAGCGGTGCGAGGACGCGGGCCGCGTCCTCCGCACGCCCCGGACAGACGAGCGTTCGCGACCAGATGCGGCCGGCGGCGAAGGAGGCCGGCTCTGCGGTCCCCAGCGCCACGAGCTGCCCCTCGCGCAGGATCGCGATGTCGGTGAACAACGCCGGCACGACGGCATCGTCGATCGCCGCCACGACCGTGCGGCCCATCAAAACCGCGTCTTCCAGCAGCCGCTCCAGGTCGGCCCGCTCCAGCGGGTCGAGGCCGGCGAACGGATCGTCGAGCAGCAGCACCTGCGGATCGTGGAGCAGCGCGCTGGCGACGAGCAGCCGCTTGGCCGGACCCGACGGCAGGACGTCGAGCGGTTCGTCGGCCCGGCGGGAGAGATCGGCCATGGCGAGCGCCCTATCGACCGCTGAGCGCAGCGCGACGCCGCGCAGCCCGGCCGTCGTCGCGAGCAGTTCGAGAAACTCCCCCACGCGCAGGTCGGCCAGGTCGGGCATCCTATTGGGCACGTAGCCGATCAGCCGGCGGACGGCGGCGGCGGCGCGGCGGGCCGACTGGCCGGCGACGACGACGTCGCCGGAATGGATCGGGATCGCCGTCGCCGCAGCGGCGAGCAGCGAACTCTTGCCCGCGCCGCTCCTGCCGATCAGGGCCAGGCCGCGGCCCGCGGGCACGTCGAGCGACACGCCGTCCACGACCGCCACGCCGCCGCGGTCAACCCGCAGTCGGTCGCAGCGGATCATGTGCCGCCCTGTGGTTCCGGGTGTGCGGCGGCCGTCCCCTGCTCCGCCAGCCGCGCCGCGGTCATCTCGATCGCCACCAGCATCCCCTTCGCTTTGTTGACCGTCTCTTCGTATTCATTGGCCGGGTCGCTGTCGGCGACGACGCCGGCGCCTGACTGTACGTAGGCCTTGCCCCCGGAGATCACGACCGTTCGCAGGGCGATGCAGGTGTCCATCGAGCCGCCGAAGTCGACGTAGCCGACCGCGCCGGCATATGGGCCGCGGCGCACCGGCTCCAGCTCGTCGATGATCTCCATGGCCCGGATCTTGGGGGCACCCGACACCGTGCCTGCCGGCAGGCCGGCCCGCAGGGCGTCGAAGGCCGTCAGCCCCTGCCGCAGCCGGCCGGTGACGTTGCTCGTGAGGTGCATGACGTGGCTGTAGCGCTCAATCGACATCACGTCGGAGAGCTGAACCGAGCCGATCTCGGCGACGCGGCCGACGTCGTTGCGGCCGAGGTCGATGAGCATCACGTGCTCCGCCCGCTCCTTCGGGTCCGCGAGCAGCTCGGCGGCCAGCCGCCGGTCTTCCTCCGGCGTGGCACCGCGCCGGCGCGTGCCGGCCAGCGGCCGGACCGTCACGGTGCCGTCGATGCTGCGGACCATGATCTCCGGCGAGCTGCCGACGAGCGTGCAAGCGGGGGTCCGCAGGTAAAACATGAACGGACTCGGGTTCACCACGCGGAGCGTGCGGTAGAGTTCCAGCGGCTCCCCCGTGAACGGCACCTCCAGCCGCCGGCTGAGCACGACCTGAAACACGTCGCCCGCGCGGATGTACTCAATCGCCCGCT
This region of Planctomycetia bacterium genomic DNA includes:
- the ccmA gene encoding multidrug ABC transporter ATP-binding protein, encoding MIRCDRLRVDRGGVAVVDGVSLDVPAGRGLALIGRSGAGKSSLLAAAATAIPIHSGDVVVAGQSARRAAAAVRRLIGYVPNRMPDLADLRVGEFLELLATTAGLRGVALRSAVDRALAMADLSRRADEPLDVLPSGPAKRLLVASALLHDPQVLLLDDPFAGLDPLERADLERLLEDAVLMGRTVVAAIDDAVVPALFTDIAILREGQLVALGTAEPASFAAGRIWSRTLVCPGRAEDAARVLAPLASDPRAIDADTVVCGHDPARGPFAALVAAVVTAGIDLERADFTTPWTVQLLEQSGR
- the trpE gene encoding anthranilate synthase component I — its product is MPHLPDRQRFAELARTSRLVPVYRRLFADSLTPLSAFARLDAGEAGCLFESVVGGERVGRYSFLAAEPFLRLEATRETVRIVGPDGRELETFACADPLAELERRMAEHRPAHLPELPPFTSGVVGYAAYDSVRYWERLPDAPADDRGLPDLSFSFYDRMVVFDNVSKVIDVVVLARIVDDSAAGITAAYDDAKRRIDATIERLFAPSAWPPAADIGPRADPRCLTDGTARSAFDQDAFLAAVERAIEYIRAGDVFQVVLSRRLEVPFTGEPLELYRTLRVVNPSPFMFYLRTPACTLVGSSPEIMVRSIDGTVTVRPLAGTRRRGATPEEDRRLAAELLADPKERAEHVMLIDLGRNDVGRVAEIGSVQLSDVMSIERYSHVMHLTSNVTGRLRQGLTAFDALRAGLPAGTVSGAPKIRAMEIIDELEPVRRGPYAGAVGYVDFGGSMDTCIALRTVVISGGKAYVQSGAGVVADSDPANEYEETVNKAKGMLVAIEMTAARLAEQGTAAAHPEPQGGT